ATCCTGCTTCAACATAGGTATTGATTGCTTTAACGCGGTCTTTAACACCTTGATCAAATACAAGGTACGCAGCGTGATCATCCAATCCTATAATGGCTTGAGACACAGTATCTCGTGTCTCTAATTCGTTAATAAAACGTTTGCCATCTTGAGCCACTAAGATTGCACCTTCACCTCTCACAGCTTCTGTAACCAGATACGATGTTTTTTGTTCAACTGTAGGATGGATTTGGATTTGTTCCATATCTATTGCATAACCACCTACTTTTTCAATCATGACAATGCCATCACCCGTTGATCCTTTTTGATTGGTTGTAACAAATCCTTTAAGTGATGGATTGTATTGTGTAACCATATCTGCATTAGCACCAAAACCACCTGTTGCCACGATTACTGCTTTTGCTTTGATGGTCTTTGTTTCTGTGCCATTGAAGGTTACTTTGACGCCAACAATCTCATTCCCTTCCTTTACAAGTTCTGTTACTTCAGCTTGTAAGAAGATAGGTACTTGTCTGCTTTCAACATTCTCTAAAAGTCCTTTGACTAAATATTGTCCCACTGCTGATCCATCTGCGGGGCGGTGAGTACGTTTCACACTCATTCCCCCAGTCACTGTTAAGTTAGACAATGTGATTCCCATTGAATCCAACCAATCAATAGCACTTGATGAATTATCCACAAAGAACCGAAGCAATTCAGGATCGTTTGTGTTTTTCCCACCTTTGAGCGTTTCCTCATAAAACAAATCGTTTGAATCTTCGATTCCCTCATTCTTTTGGAACTTGGTTTCAGATGCATTCATCCCCGCCGATGACTTAGAAGTATTTCCACCAACAACTGGCATCTTTTCGAAGATGACAGTATCAGCACCTGCTTCTTTTGCAGCGATTGCAGCGGACATTCCTCCACCACCTGCACCGATTACAATTACATCATATGCGTCTTTTAACGTATCAAGTTTAGCACCTTGAAATGAAGTAGCACTCGATTTCTCGTCACTGTCTTTATCCGTGGTATTTGACTTACCACATCCTGTGATAACGAATAGAATCACAGCCAAAATACACATTAATTTTTTCATTAGTAAAATTCCCCCCTTTTATAAAATCATACATCAAATACATATCAATACACCTTTTTTCTGGCACTCATTTAATATTTTATTCACAAAATCAACATATAATCCAAGAATGCGCTGAATTTTGTTAGGAACAGCAAACATTTCACGATATTTAAACAGAATCCTTTTGAAACACCCATCTTACTTCTAGCATTTTTCAAAACCGTATCGTATCGTTTAATCTGATGTTTAGAAGAGGACACCTGAAAGTATCCACCAAACTTCATTGGAATCATTATTACCCATTACTTCGTGAACTACTCGCCACTTAGCATACGCTCGAAGTGAGGGCTTCTTGAGAACAAAGCAAACTTAATCGACATTCCTGTCGACCAGCGGTCACTTTTATTTATCAAGCTATCCCCGATGTCCCATCGGTTTATTGTTTTTCATTCTTAGGATTGATGCGAAAGTCTTAATCCTTCATTCAGGATATTGATGCTTGCATTCAAATCACGATCGTGTGTGATGTTGCAGTTGGAACATTCCCATTGACGTATCTCCAGTGGTTTCTTTCCATCATTATGTCCACAGTGACAACACAGCTGACTGGACGGATACCAGGAATCAATCTTGATTACTTTTTTCCCATACCAACCGGGTTTGTATTTTTAGCTTTGCCACAAATTGTGACCACGACACATCTGCAATACTCTTTGAAACCCGCTTCGTCTTCATCATTTCTTTAACTTTTAAGGTTTCTATAAAAGAGCACATCATGGTTCTCGATTAGCTCCTTACTCACCTTGTTTAAGAAATCATTGCGTCGATTTGCGATCTTCTCATGGATTCGTGCGACTTTTAACTTTTGCTTTTGGTAATTCTTAGCTTCACTCAGCGGGACACCCCGTTTCTTTGCCTCCCTTTTACGTTTTGATAACTTACGTTGTTCTCGTTTCAGTGTTTGTGCTTCTTGGTTCGTGAACCGTGGGTTTAAAAATCCGTGTTCCATCAAAAGAGTACCGCAAAAGCAATCAATCCAAGATCAATCCCAACCTCAGACCCCGTCTTAGGTAGGTGCTCGATTGTTTCTTCGACTAAGAGTGAGACGTGATAGATTCCTGTTGTACTCCTTGATATCGTCGCGGATTTAATAACACCTTTTGTGTGGCGATGCATCTCTATGGGGTTCACTGTCACAGTCTTCTTCTGAATATAATTGGACAAATGTTTTTGGAGTTTGATGTCCCTAATTTTACATTAATGATGTTTTTAGATGGCACAACGATTCTTAATTTATTCAGTGATAAAACTATCCTTGAACAAACTATGGCAGAACCTTTCCCAAATTCAGACTATGAACGCGGAACATATATTTTTCCTGATAACAGTTCTCTCATTATTGGTGAACATAGTTTGATATTTGATACACCATTCTCTGCAAACATCGTTTCAATACTTAAGCAAAATTATACTGGTATTTACCATTTTAAATGCCAAAAAGAAAAATCATAATCACCAGAATAATATAACCAATATAGCATTCCCTCATTATTTGATTTCATTGCCTCAAAACCCTTTGATTAAGCATTTAAACATTCATTTAAAGTCTAATTGCTACAGTTTATTCACCGATTCTTATAATAGATATAAAGTGAATAGTTGCTTATTAAGGCTATGAAACCATAGACAATTAGTGATGTTAAGAAGGTCCCATTAAATATCGAACCATTCCCCATTAGTAGACTATGCAATGATAGTGCTTCAAAAGATTGTATCCCAATAAGTATCATAAGTAATGGAAGGAGTAACACAACCCCTGTCATAATAAATACAATAACTATAGACGTAAATTTAGAGGATATCCATAGAATAATGCTGGTTGAAAATATTGCTCCAGAGAGTCTTAAAACCCAAACTAGAAGCAGGTATTGCCACAGTTTTAGATCCAGTACCCAAGCTGGTATGTTACTTATTTTGAAATCACTTGGTAAGATACTTTGGAACGTACTTTGCCATGCATCCATGGTATATATCGAAGAGAATGTAAAAAGGTCAACAAGTGATACTATGATAACTGCTCCGAATGCAATGAGATAAGCAAGCTTAATCTTACTTTTGAAAAGGGGTAAATTACCCTTTTTCGTGATGGTAGCAATCCCATCTGGGTCTTGTTCATAATCAAATGCAATAATGGGTGATAACACGAGTACTAGTAAGACAATGAGTAGTAATGCATTTCTAAATTCTCGTGTTTCTGTATTAATAGAAAACAATGCTTGGTATCCATTTGGATAGACGAGTTCTTCTGAATTATTCGTTATGTAATGGTCATAGAATTGATTGAAAACCGCCTTATCAACTGAATGTGATAGGTATTCATTTATAAAGTCGTAATATGCTTCTTCTGTAATCGTGTGATCTTTGTATGCTTTTGCGTTTAGACTCAATTGTTTATTTAAGTTATCATAAAAATCATATTGCGTATCAATCCACAATATCTTCTCTTCATTGAGTTCTCCACCATGTTCACGATAAACCTCAACAAGTTTTTCATCAAGTGTCTTGATATTGAGTCCTTGATATATTCCGATATAGATATTTCCCAAATACAGACCGATTACGAGTACCACAAGCCATCCCTTTTGCATAATGAAACCTTTGTAAGACTCAAATCCAAACCGTTTCAATCTTGGTACAATAGTCGCATGAAGTTTATCAAATCTTAAATTGATCGAAAGTTGTGGTTTTAATTGCGCATTGCGCAAAACGATAATGCAGATTGTTCCAATAATGCATATAATAATTCCCACTCCATATATAAAATTAATTTTTGATAAGGAAAAACCCAATGTCTCAATTATTGAATATGATTGGAATAGGTCTCTTGCTTGAATAAGCGCATAAACATTTAGATACTTGAAAGGAACAAGCATCATGGTATCTTGAATGGTGAAGTATAACCCTGCACTGAATGAAAAAATCAAGAGGAAAGAGAATACCGCTTGTATACGATTTGGAATAACTTGATAGAGTAATCCAAACAAAAATGACAACGCCAGCATGCCTACAAATTGCCCAGACACCATCCACATAAACCATCGACCCAAAGACATATTAAAAGAACTATAAGCCAAAGATGGAAAAGATTGGATTGGTGCAAGCCAGTTGATAGAACTAAAAATGAGTTGATTTGTTAGGATAAGCAAGGCATAGATGGATATAAAGACCCCCAACAAACTCATTGTCCCTGCAATAAGTTTTGCGATGGTTGTTCTTGTTCTTCCTTTGTTGGTAATCAATAATAGATCATTCATCTGTGTTGTATGGTCTATTTCAAAAACAGATAAAAAGATAAATATTCCCACAATTATCAGGATTGGCTCAAGATTTGTACCTAAAAGCACATCAACACCCTTATGATTCTCAGATGACAAACTCACTCCCCTTAGGTTCTCAAAATATGCACTTTGTTTACTATAGTAGTCCTTTCTTTGTTCAGAGTAGTTTTTCCAAAAAGGTTGGTTTTCCATGGCTTCAATGACATTGATCGAATCCTCAACAAACCTTGGAAAGTCTTGAATCATTGTATAATAATCAAAGAGTGCTTGATAGAGCATTAAAGTCTCATTGATATCAAAATCCCTTACAAATGTTTGATAGTCTTGGATAAAACTTTCTGTCATAAATGCATCATTATAGTATTCTTGACGCATACTCTCAGCAATATCAGGAAGTGCTATATAAGTTTCATAATCAATATATAGATTAAGCGTCTCTATTTCATGCGCTATTTCCTGTGTAGCGACATCTATTTCCAAAGAATCATAGTTGTCCTTTAATTCCGAATATGCCGAAATATTTACCGAGTCTTTCTCTAAACTTGTCTTTGATATATACATCATTCCTACTGAAAGAAAGAGCGAAATCAATAAGACTCCCCTAATGAAACGCTGTGACCACAGCTTTTTTAGCTCCTCATATATTAGCATCATAATCCACCATATAGTATAGATATGCGTCTTCAAAAGTAGGTGTTTTATCCCCTTGTGCTGTTTCATCAATATAGCGAATCAAATACTTGGATTCGTATTTGTATACTCTTGAAACGCGGTATTGACTTTGATAATTTGGTAACTCATGGACTTCAATAAACTTTTCTACAACCTTGCCTTTCAATGTCTCTAAAAGTTCAAAGCCTGTACCTTCAAACACAATATTCCCTTTATTAAGTAAAATAACTTTGTCTGCAATGGACTCAATATCTTGCATGACATGGGTTGCGATTAATACAATACGATTTTCTGCAATTTCACTGATATAATTTCTTAACCGAATCCGTTCAAATGGGTCAAGTCCTGCGGTTGGCTCATCAAGAATGATGATCTTCGGATCACCCAATAAGGATTGCGCAAACATCAAGCGCTGTCTCATGCCACCTGAATAGGTCTTAATCTTCCGGTTAATACTTTCTTCAAGTCCAACTTGCTTAACCAAGGCATTGACTTGTATTGTCGCTTCTTGTTTTGAAATTCCCTTTAGGTTCGCCATATAATACATGAAAGCGAGTCCCGAGTAATTACCATAACCTTTTTGATTTTGTGGCATAAGTCCAATTAAAGAACGATACGATTCCTTTATATCCCAAATATGTTTGTCACCATAAGAAATAACACCTGATGTAGCTTTATCAAGTGTCGCAATGAGCCGAATCAACGTACTCTTACCAGCACCATTGGGCCCAATTAACCCATATATACCTGGCTTCATGGTAAAAGAAACATCTTTTAGTGCCTGAACTTCTTTAAATTTCTTTGACACATTTGTTAGATTTAGAAGTTCCATATTAGTGACTCAATAAGCCCCAAGGCCAACTTGCGATAATTTCTGCTTCACCAAATGTATTGTTTTGGATTGGTATTCTTATAAACTCCATATAATCTTGCCCATATCGATACGCATAGTAATAATCATCAGCTACTATTTGCACAAACCCAACGAGTCTGAGGTCTTCTTTTTCTGTATATGTCGACAAGATATTTCCTTCAATATCATAAAGGAAAATATCTTCAGGCTCATCAGCTAAATTCCCAATCACAAAGTAATCTTTTTGCATGATAACACTGCCTGTTGCTGGTTTTATGTACACTGTTTCTTTGATACTGGAATTATAGAGATTCATTGAATTGGTTGCTTCAACGTAGGTTACATATTTATCATTCTCCTTTTGATAAGGGGATAGATTTTCATCGATGAGTGATAACTGATTGTCTTCTGTATTCAACGAAATAATTGCATTACTACTAGTCTTGTCTTCATCAGTGAATGTTGTGGCATTCAAAAATACTTCATTACCGGAGGCCGATATAAGTCGAAGACCTGTTCCGCCTTCTATTTCCTCAAGACTCCAGTCACTCATATCAATACGGTTGACTTTAGTGCCGCCATATGTGTAATAAACATAACCCCTATGATAAATCATAGTGAATGATGATTCATCAGGTTTACGTTCAGATAGTACCGCAACTTGCCTCCTGTTGTTACCATCCAAATCCATTTGCATTAGTACTTCTGATATGATTCCAGCATCATTAACACTATCACTAACGTAATATAAATAGCCATTATAATAGTTTAGTTGATAGTAATCGGTTTCTGAAAATGAAGTACATGATTCTGGTGACTGAAACGAACATTTCGCATCGCCACTAGCGTCAACAATTGAAAATTGATTAGTCTTTTTATCAACATAACCCAACATGAAAGTATTATTGATTTGCACAAAATCCGTGTTTAAAATTTCAAAGTAAATACCCTCTTCACTTTCGGTGGCAGATCTCATCGCTGCAAAAGAACCACTTAATTGGTTTATATTATAATCATAACCCCAAATTGTGGGGTCAATTGGCTTTTCTTCTGTTTTACTACACCCAGTAAGCAATAAAAATGCAACGAGCACACTTGTTTTTATTTTCATAGAGCACTTCTCCTTATCAAAGTATCTAGTTAACAAGGGACTATAGCTGTTTTTGTTAGTTAGTTTACAGATTAATTAATAACTTTTATCCAGGACTCGCCTGATATTTCCATAAGAAAATTCACCTTTAACACGTGCGATTTTATAACCAGAAGTGAATGTTATCATCGTATACTCAAAACCGTCCCCTGCACTATTGTCTGATGCTGTACGCTGTAACATAGTTGAGCCCTTATATGCCCATGTGGTTTGAATTACTATCAATGCAGTACTTAGACTATTTGACTTTATGGATGCAGTTGCAGTAGTGTCGTTTACTTTGTTAATCAAATATTCGTATGTATCAGTTGCAGCACTTACACTTTGTGAAAGAAATAGAAAAACTGTTAACGAAAGAATTGTTCCAAGTAATTTCTTTTTAGTTTTGCTCATCAAAATTGTACCCTTATGCTATGGTTCCTAAAACTATTATACTTAATCTTCCAAAAAATATGTAGTACTATCACGCTATTTTTTAAGTGGTTTGTATTTATTTTACTTAATTTCAACAGATTTCACATATCAAGGTGAATAATTAGTAATTTTGCTCTATATTAACGGTATAATAATGAACTAAATATACTTCAATAAATAATATATGTTTGAATATTAAACTTTATATGGGGTTTTGACAGCCAACACAATTACTATGGGAGAGACAGTTTCTCTCTAAACTCCCTCTTTAAAGTGTTTGGTTTATCTTATTTTCAAAGGCATAAATGAAAGAAAAAATGCCGTAGCGAGCTGAGATTCAATCAGCATTTACAAATAAAGTGTGGCACTATTTGCGAAAAAAATTTTTAATATTACGATTATCTTTGAAGTGACAATCAACAGTTCAATGGATACATTGGTAAACATTTAAAAGCGTTGAATAAAGCATATTCACACATATTCTGCTACCTATAAATCCTTACTTTCTAAGAATTCAATTTCTCCATAAATCCATTATTCTCGTTTCAATCAATATTGAACAAAATATTTTAAACTGTCAGCCTAACAAATCAATGTACACATCATCAAGGGTTGTCTGGACTTGTCTCTCATGTAAAAGTTTTGAAATAAAGCGAATCTTTAAACCGTTTGATGTAGCCATTGCGCTCACAAACTTCGCAGAATCATCCTCATTTTTGATTGACTCAAAGGATTCATACGATTCAAAAACATTTGTATCATTAATCAGTGCTTCTTGATTCTTTATCGACAGAATTTGTCCATCTTTCATCACAATAATCTGGTCTGCAATCATTTCAACATCCGAGATAACATGCGTTGCAAGAATAACAATGCGATCTGTCGCTACTTCCGCGATAACCTTTCTTAAATTTAACCGTTGAACGGGGTCAAGGCCTGCTGTCGGCTCATCCAATAATAATATCTTGGGATCATTAAGCAGTGCTTGGGCAATGAGGACCCGCTGCTTCATACCACCTGATAATTGATCCAAAGATTTATGTTTAATCGTTTCTAAATCAGTGCGTTTCATGATGGTGTTTACGTTCTCTGAAATCACGTTTCGCTTAATCCCTTTCATTGTACTCATATAAATCAAAAAAGACTCCACTGTGAGATTAGGGATTAGCGATTGTTGTTGTGGCATATAGCCAATCATCTTTCGATAGTCATCACCCAATTGATGAATGCTTTTTCCATGATATAAAACGTCCCCTTCATAGCCCAAGGTTGTGCTTAAAATATTAATAAGGGTCGATTTCCCAGCACCATTGTGTCCCAATAAAGCATACACACCCTCATCTAACGATAAACTAATCTTATTCAGCGCTATGGTTTCTCCATAGCGTTTTGTTATGTTTTTAAGCTCAAGAATACTCATGATATTAACCCTCTTTTCACATTCATACCAATACCACCAATGACCAAACTCATATAACCTACCGCAACCACAGGATGTTCTAATATAGCCGTTGTAAGCACCATAAGTGGTGAGTATTCAGGGAAGAGTGTAAACAACCCCATCACCACAATAACAACAAATATCATGCCAAATAATGCCTTTAATCCGCTTGTTTGTCGGGCAAGTCGATAACTACTCAAAACAATCAATCCATACACCAAGGCCCTAATTAACAGTGTACACACCATGTACACTGCAAGTGAAACATCCAAGGACAGGTCAGTGTCAAGAATTAGACTCATTGGATAGTTCACAGTAAACAAATTATAGTATTTTAAGATCTTCGCAATATATATTCCATAAACACCAATACAGAGCACCCCACCAATCCCCAACAACAACTGGAGGTCGATCTTCTTCTTTTGTTTTCGACCTAAAAGAGTACTATCAAAAAGTGCATCAATCTTTGATGTCTTCGTTGGATTCACAAACATAAACACAAGACTCATCAGTGCTAAAGAAAGGGTTATAAAATGAATCTGCATGCTAAACAAGGACTCTCTACCAAAAAGCTGTTCGTACCCTTGTATATTTGAATAGTAGGCCTCCCCATTTATTAGTACTTGTTCGATTTCATCGCGTATCATGACAAGGGTACTGAGGTTGTTTGCTTTCTCGATGAGTTCACTATTATTGGTTTCATCACAATCCATTGTATTATCAATACAGGCATTGAGTTTGTCGCGCGCTTCTTGAGCGTCAAGGATGCGCACGTTCAAAGCTTCCAAAACATCCGCATCAACAATCCCCAGATACTCAGCACGCATAGCATCCACGTTTGCTTGTTCTGCATCTTCTAAGATGGTATAGCTCATATAGCGATACCCATTGTATCCAATTAAGATTACACAGATTAAAAATGCTTTATAAAGGATTCCCATTTGGAAGAATTCTTGAAGGGCAAGTGATTTAAACCTAAAGGAAAGTTTAAGGTCAAACTGCTTAAAGCCAATTCGATTGATATTTCGATACATTCCCCAAGATAAAATGCTAA
This DNA window, taken from Erysipelothrix larvae, encodes the following:
- a CDS encoding flavocytochrome c encodes the protein MKKLMCILAVILFVITGCGKSNTTDKDSDEKSSATSFQGAKLDTLKDAYDVIVIGAGGGGMSAAIAAKEAGADTVIFEKMPVVGGNTSKSSAGMNASETKFQKNEGIEDSNDLFYEETLKGGKNTNDPELLRFFVDNSSSAIDWLDSMGITLSNLTVTGGMSVKRTHRPADGSAVGQYLVKGLLENVESRQVPIFLQAEVTELVKEGNEIVGVKVTFNGTETKTIKAKAVIVATGGFGANADMVTQYNPSLKGFVTTNQKGSTGDGIVMIEKVGGYAIDMEQIQIHPTVEQKTSYLVTEAVRGEGAILVAQDGKRFINELETRDTVSQAIIGLDDHAAYLVFDQGVKDRVKAINTYVEAGFVLESDTLEGLAEKMNVDKESFTTTLESWNQSVASQNDTDFGRKTGMDHDLGTGPYFAIKIAPGVHHTMGGVKMNANTEVLDQSNTPIPGLYAAGELVGGIHGNNRIGGNAVADIIIFGRQSGVKAAEYIKNK
- a CDS encoding zinc ribbon domain-containing protein — protein: MKIDSWYPSSQLCCHCGHNDGKKPLEIRQWECSNCNITHDRDLNASINILNEGLRLSHQS
- a CDS encoding transposase; the encoded protein is MEHGFLNPRFTNQEAQTLKREQRKLSKRKREAKKRGVPLSEAKNYQKQKLKVARIHEKIANRRNDFLNKVSKELIENHDVLFYRNLKS
- a CDS encoding ABC transporter ATP-binding protein, yielding MELLNLTNVSKKFKEVQALKDVSFTMKPGIYGLIGPNGAGKSTLIRLIATLDKATSGVISYGDKHIWDIKESYRSLIGLMPQNQKGYGNYSGLAFMYYMANLKGISKQEATIQVNALVKQVGLEESINRKIKTYSGGMRQRLMFAQSLLGDPKIIILDEPTAGLDPFERIRLRNYISEIAENRIVLIATHVMQDIESIADKVILLNKGNIVFEGTGFELLETLKGKVVEKFIEVHELPNYQSQYRVSRVYKYESKYLIRYIDETAQGDKTPTFEDAYLYYMVDYDANI
- a CDS encoding ATP-binding cassette domain-containing protein produces the protein MSILELKNITKRYGETIALNKISLSLDEGVYALLGHNGAGKSTLINILSTTLGYEGDVLYHGKSIHQLGDDYRKMIGYMPQQQSLIPNLTVESFLIYMSTMKGIKRNVISENVNTIMKRTDLETIKHKSLDQLSGGMKQRVLIAQALLNDPKILLLDEPTAGLDPVQRLNLRKVIAEVATDRIVILATHVISDVEMIADQIIVMKDGQILSIKNQEALINDTNVFESYESFESIKNEDDSAKFVSAMATSNGLKIRFISKLLHERQVQTTLDDVYIDLLG